TGAAAGTGCATGAAAAGGTTGGATCATCTTTACGCTCCTGTGACCTTTGCCtggaaaggaaagaaactgATCAGATCGTGAAGAATGAGAGCTCTGGTCAGTATGATCTAAATATGAGAGTATCCTGCAGTAAATACTTTGTTATATGAGCTTGTTGATGGTGTTACTGAATTAAGCTCTCTACATGCCAACAGGCCTTTAGTCTTAACTGTGCATAGTAGTGAGGAGACCTGACTACTTTACCGATAAACTGAATGAATTCCAGAAGAGTGATGCTTCTTAAGATCTCCACATTTAATCAGCAAAAATTTACATAAAGGGAAAgagataaatgttttttttgctaCTATTAAACGAGtgattttctctaaatttttgttttctcaaacaGGAAAGTTTGTCATTACTTGATTACTTGGTTTGTTTCAATGATTATCTCAAACAGAaaagataatttagtttttttactgattaattttagaagtgtttttttttttttatacatagtaaaataactaaattatttttaaaaacaagattttttaaacTAGCATCTACgagcttttttatctttttattttttttagcacaaTAACATAACTCAATAACTTTAAAagtagaatttttaaaaactgatatacaaaggctttttcatattttcatttttttttattatcaatttaataataatttagtattttaacaaatacaaaattttatttaaaagaaaaattggtTGGCACATGGGACTCCTCCATGTTATTTTATGCAGGCATGTAGAGGATCAACGGTGGCATTCAAGGTGGCGTTTAAATCGTCTTGGTGAGCCCTATATCATTAGACCATGCGTATGGAGCAGAGGTCTAGTTTGGTGCCcataactctctttttttttttttttttttttatcttcttttatcaTTCTTCCTTTACTTGCAtgcttaaacttttaaatttttggagCAAcccttcaattaattttttatagttgaTAAGAACAATgtttaaatattgataaaaaaaaaaaaaaaaagaaacaggaaAAATGTTTAAATCTCAGAACTCAACCAATTAATCACAAGAACATAAAAGTCGATAAAGCCTCAACGAAGAAAGATGAGAAAGatcgaacctttttttttttttttccctttcggATTGCCACTATTGTTCTGTACCCAttaaaagagagggaaaaaagatAGGCGAAAAAGAGTGCATGACCCTCCACCTCCGTGGAAAGCAAGTCCATCCGTGTTCCGCAAGTGTTAAACTCTCGACGAAGTTGCCTAATAATAACTTCGGAAGTAGGTTTTCTATAGgtatttatattctattttgatttttaagatatttgttttgttttttaaaatatttttatttaaaaaatatattgaaataatatattttttattttttaaaatttatttttaatattaacattttaaaataatttaaaaacataaaaaaatatatattgaatagcAAACTTAGTTTAATTAAGTATTAAGTAAAGGTTGAGAAGCACTATCACATGCATCGGTGAGAAAAGAAGATCAAGGGAAAAGACAGATTTGTAATAATAAAGTTAATAACATGGCAATATATAGAACAGCCTTCTTTGATCTTCTTAACGTGACACTCTCCATCTTTCTCATACAAAACTGAATCAGAAGATGGGATCTTTATAAATGCTGAATGTGCTGAAGAGTTACAGTTCCTAGAGGCTCCAACGGCGTCTTTGATCAGTTGTCAAATGGCAAGCAATGTGTCATCATCAACTCCGACCAAGACCAATATGGAAGCAATTTCAGAGCACAGGACTGAACCATCACTGCAAGTCCAAGAAAAGTGTGAATCATCTTTAAGTTCATGTGACGTTCACCCGGGAAGGAAAGAAACTGATCAGATCATAAGAAATGAGAGCTCTGGTCTGATTTTTTGCTCACGCTGCAGGTCAGTATGTTCTAAATATGAGAATATCCTACAGAAAATGCTTTCATATGAGCTTGTTGATGATGTTACTCAATTGAGCTCTTTACATACCAACAGGCCTTCAGTCCAGTAGAACTTTACTGTGTAAAGTAGTGAGCAGACCTGGCTACTTCTGATGAGGAATTAGAATTTTCCATTAAATGCTAAGGTCTAGCATGATAATAGTttgaatataaacaaaaaatatcctcTCAAAGGGTTTAATTCATCCAGATTTAACTATTAACTTTCTGGTCAGACTTTAcgaatgaattattaaaaagaattttctgAACTACTTGGTTTTCTAAATTTAACTATGATTTATTCAAGTTCAGGAGCTTTTTCATTACTTgattacttggtttttttttttttcattaactgcTGTGTTTTAAGATTTGACTATTTTTTTGCTTACAACAACTGTGCAGCGAAGCTATCGAGTTGTCAGAAAATCAATGGTCAAGCAGCAAAGAGTTGAGTATGGAGATGACTTCTGGAAATGACACTGGCAAGTCTCTCACTGCTGATGCCAGTGGCAGCATTAATAATCCAACTACCAGGACTGAAACAGAACCAGTGAGTGGTGGTGCAGCGAAAATCGTTAGTCTCAACTCTTCACAAGATGAGGATAGGAAAATAGCTGAAAGCATAGCTGCTAAACAGGACGGTACTCCACAGAGTCCCAAAGCAGCTGACACAGGTAAGCAAGTAGAAGAACAAGGAGGTCAAGATGAAATCAGCGAAGAAAAGTGTGAATCATCTTTAAGTACCCGTGACATTTGCccggaaaggaaaggaaagagtgAATCATCTTTAAGCATAGGTGCAAAAAAGGAGGGTACTCCACAGAGTCCCAATACTGAAACACATGAAGATAAAGGTGTGGATCAGAATTCAGACATTCCACTTAATGTTAATTCTGAATCGCTGGTCAGCGGAGGAAACGGGGGTCCACGACCAACCTCCAGCTATACCAAGAACGTTGCTTCACAATTGGTAGACTGCCCACCTGTGGGACATACAAGGAGTGGGGAAGGAGGAATTGATTCAGATTCAACTCCAAGAAAGGGTTCAGAAACTGGCCAAAAAGAAAGAGTTGCAGATGACATTCAGAATAATGTTACTGCTGCTCTTGATTATCATGGTGACTCTCATGATTTGGATGATAACAATAAGAGCAGATTGTTCAAGGAATTGGCACCTGAGGATGTCAATGAAAATACCGAGCAGTTTTACTGTCCTGCATGCGCAGAAGTTTCTGATACCATCAAATGGTACCAAGGCCTGCAGGCCCTCGTATCACATGCCAAAAACACTGAAGAAGTGGCCAAACTCCACCGGAAAATCGCACAGCTCTCGGAAAAGAAGCTTGGCAGAAAGGGAACTTCTGATGGTCCTGCTGGTGAAGTGTCAAGTAAGTGGAAAGGTATAAGAGATGAGAAGAAAGATCGTGAGATTGTTTGGCCTCCTATGGTTGTTGTCAGGAATACAGCAAGCCTTCAAGAAGACGAGAACAATAAGGTACAATCATGTTTTCTCCCTCAGATATGGCATGAAACGATGACAAGAGTGGTATTTTGTGTTTGTAACTGAAATATTATTGCTGATTATGATCTAATCAAGTGTTTGCttgtatcaaataaaatttcagcGGAGTGGCATAGCAGATCAGGAACTCCTTGACTTGTTCAGCTCATATGATGCTATCGAGAAGGTTCAACAAGCATACAATTCGGATGGACATTGTGGGAtgagtattttgatttttgagagCTCAGCTAGAGGCTATTTAGAAGCTGAACGCCTAGATAGACATTTTGCAGATCAAGGAACAGGTAGAAATGTTTGGAATCGAAGTCCACTCTACCTCCTACCTGGTGGGGAGCTCCAGCTTCACGGTTACATGGCAGAGGAAAGAGACGTGGATCTCTTCAACCAGTATTCAACAGGTTTTGCtgctttaaatgatttttttatatataatcattctGCTAGAAGATCATATAATAACATTTTGTTAAACTGGTCTGTAGGTGAATCCAAGCTGAAATATGAAATCAGATTGCACCAAGACATGGTCTGTAGGCAAATGCGTGAGGACAATAACCAACTCATCTGGCTGAAAAAACGGGTAGCTGAAGAGCTATGGCGCGCAGAAACTCTTGAAGAATCAAATGGCATAATGAGGGATAGGAATGCAAAACTTCTTGATCAATTACTTGCATTACTATAAAATCAATCATATTAAGTTGTGAATTTCTTATGTAGCACGATAACTTAGTTTGTGGTATTaagattattattgttgttattgattAAGAATCATTATTAATTAAGGAGAAATCTAAATGTTATGCTGCTTTCAATCAAGACTCAGTGGATTGTTTTTATAATGGTGTTTTGATAATAATCAAGTTAGATAAGAGgtatttttgtgatttaataaatataaaatataattaaaaaataaaaagtaattgatGTATGCGGAGCCTTCtaacaactaaaaatatcattttctcaTATCATTAGAATTAGAATATACACGATATGTTGGGACGACATGTCAGTGGCATCCaaacaacaatgtttttttttctttttcctctcttgATATTCTCACTAGCcaagtaaaatttaaaagttattctcttatttattgaggtttcaacttatatttttattttttgatttttaatttttattcttggttttttaataaaatctcattttattttcaatttaatcattcaattctaatttataatatttattttttgatccatttattttcattctctttttttatataacataattaaaactaaactaacttatttaatttagtCAGTAGACCGTTTGTTTATGTGGTTGCTTCTACATTTGAAGCCAACCacgaaaaacaaatatttggtaacgattgaaaacttaattcaatgtgCACGGGCCCCAACAATTTCTATGTTCAAAACACAGGCTCACTAAAAGCAGCACAATGATGCTTTCAGTGTGGAGAGCtccattgttcacgtgaacagtggtGCGTGTCTTTACTGTTTCGGTCGGACCGGGTCCGATCCAAAGCTAAATATATTGAACCGGATCCGACccaataaagaaatatttttttttattttcaattgtgttttattgataATGTagcatttgtagaatttgaccgcaatcctaattttgttcctgattatattttacttgatgttgttgcacgcttaagaaaccaaaaaaactgtagtccttgtcggatgtatttcttacgtgat
This region of Populus alba chromosome 3, ASM523922v2, whole genome shotgun sequence genomic DNA includes:
- the LOC118054709 gene encoding uncharacterized protein — protein: MASNVSSSTPTKTNMEAISEHRTEPSLQVQEKCESSLSSCDVHPGRKETDQIIRNESSGLIFCSRCSEAIELSENQWSSSKELSMEMTSGNDTGKSLTADASGSINNPTTRTETEPVSGGAAKIVSLNSSQDEDRKIAESIAAKQDGTPQSPKAADTGKQVEEQGGQDEISEEKCESSLSTRDICPERKGKSESSLSIGAKKEGTPQSPNTETHEDKGVDQNSDIPLNVNSESLVSGGNGGPRPTSSYTKNVASQLVDCPPVGHTRSGEGGIDSDSTPRKGSETGQKERVADDIQNNVTAALDYHGDSHDLDDNNKSRLFKELAPEDVNENTEQFYCPACAEVSDTIKWYQGLQALVSHAKNTEEVAKLHRKIAQLSEKKLGRKGTSDGPAGEVSSKWKGIRDEKKDREIVWPPMVVVRNTASLQEDENNKRSGIADQELLDLFSSYDAIEKVQQAYNSDGHCGMSILIFESSARGYLEAERLDRHFADQGTGRNVWNRSPLYLLPGGELQLHGYMAEERDVDLFNQYSTGESKLKYEIRLHQDMVCRQMREDNNQLIWLKKRVAEELWRAETLEESNGIMRDRNAKLLDQLLALL